One genomic window of Vicugna pacos chromosome 18, VicPac4, whole genome shotgun sequence includes the following:
- the MAPK8IP3 gene encoding C-Jun-amino-terminal kinase-interacting protein 3 isoform X6 — translation MMEIQMDEGGGVVVYQDDYCSGSVMSERVSGLAGSIYREFERLIHCYDEEVVKELMPLVVNVLENLDSVLSENQEHEVELELLREDNEQLLTQYEREKALRKQAEEKFIEFEDALEQEKKELQIQVEHYEFQTRQLELKAKNYSDQISRLEERESEMKKEYNALHQRHTEMIQTYVEHIERSKMQQVGGNSQTEGSLPGRSPRQSWRKSRKERPTSLNVFPLADSTVRAQMGGKLVPAGDHWHLSDLGQLQLSSSYQCQQDEMSESGQSSAAATPSTTGTKSNTPTSSVPSAAVTPLSEGLQPLGEYGAGTKNSKRAREKRNSRNMEVQVTQEMRNVSIGMGSSDEWSDVQDIIDSTPELDMGREPRLDRTGNSPTQGIVNKAFGINTDSLYHELSTAGSEVIGDVDEGADLLGMGKEVGNLLLENSQLLETKNALNVVKNDLIAKVDQLSGEQEVLKGDLEAARQAKLRLESRIKDLEEELRRVKSEAITAHREPKEEVEDDKIPMAQRRRFTRVEMARVLMERNQYKERLMELQEAVRWTEMIRASREHPSVQEKKKSTIWQFFSRLFSSSSSPPPAKRSYPSVNIHYKSPTTAGFSQRRSHAMCQISGSRPLEFFPDDDCTSSARREQKREQYRQVREHVRNDDGRLQACGWSLPAKYKQLSPNGGQEDTRMKNVPVPVYCRPLVEKDPTMKLWCAAGVNLSGWKPNEEDPGNGVKPAPGRDPLTCDREVEGESKSNHTSPEKKKGKELPEADTTSSRVWILTSTLTTSKVVIIDANQPGTVVDQFTVCNAHVLCISSIPAASDSDYPPGEIFLDSDVNPEDSGADGVLAGITLVGCATRCNVPRSNCSSRGDTPVLDKGQGEVATVANGKVNPSQSTEEATEATEVPDPGPSETEVAAVRPGPLTEHVFTDPAPTPPPSAQPDSENGPEAKVSGVQPEPEPSGDPAGASSSAAPTMWLGAQNGWLYVHSAVANWRKCLHSIKLKDSVLSLVHVKGRVLVALADGTLAIFHRGEDGQWDLSNYHLMDLGRPHHSIRCMAVVYDRVWCGYKNKVHVIQPKTMQIEKSFDAHPRRESQVRQLAWIGDGVWVSIRLDSTLRLYHAHTHQHLQDVDIEPYVSKMLGTGKLGFSFVRITALLIAGNRLWVGTGNGVVISIPLTETVVLHRGQLLGLRANKTSPTSGEGTRPGGVIHVYGDDSSDKSASSFIPYCSMAQAQLCFHGHRDAVKFFVSVPGNVLATLNGSVLDSPSEGPGPAAPAADAEAQKLKNVLVLSGGEGYIDFRIGDGEDDEPEEGAGDVSQVKPMLSKAERSHIIVWQVSYTPE, via the exons AAATTCATTGAGTTTGAAGATGCTTTGGAACAAGAGAAGAAAGAGCTCCAAATCCAGGTGGAACACTATGAGTTTCAGACTCGCCAGCTGGAACTGAAGGCCAAAAACTATTCAGATCAGA TTTCCCGGCTGGAGGAGCGGGAGTCAGAGATGAAGAAGGAGTACAACGCCCTGCACCAGCGGCACACCGAG ATGATCCAGACCTACGTGGAGCATATCGAGAGATCCAAGATGCAGCAGGTTGGGGGAAACAGCCAAACCGAGGGCAGCCTGCCAGGGCGGAG TCCTCGCCAGTCATGGAGGAAAAG cAGGAAGGAGCGCCCTACCTCCCTGAACGTCTTCCCCCTGGCCGACAGCACGGTACGTGCCCAGATGGGGGGCAAGCTCGTGCCTGCGGGGGACCACTGGCACCTGAGTGACCTCGGCCAGCTGCAGTTGAGCTCCAGCTACCAG TGTCAGCAGGACGAGATGTCCGAGTCGGGCCAGTCCTCGGCGGCTGCCACGCCTAGCACCACAGGCACCAAGTCCAACACGCCCACCTCCTCCGTGCCCTCGGCCGCTGTCACGCCCCTCAGCGAGGGCCTGCAGCCCCTGGGCGAGTACGGTGCCGGCACCAAGAACAGCAAGCGGGCCCGGGAGAAGCGCAACAGCCGCAACATGGAGGTGCAGGTCACGCAGGAGATGCGAAACGTCAGCATAG GCATGGGAAGCAGTGACGAGTGGTCTGACGTCCAAGACATTATCGACTCCACCCCAGAGCTGGACATGGGTCGGGAGCCCCGCCTGGACCGCACGGGTAACAG CCCGACCCAGGGGATCGTGAACAAGGCTTTTGGCATCAACACTGACTCCCTGTACCACGAGCTGTCAACTGCGGGGTCTGAGGTCATCGGGGACGTGGACGAAGGGGCCGACCTGCTAG GAATGGGCAAAGAAGTGGGGAATCTGCTGCTGGAGAACTCACAGCTTCTAGAAACCAA AAATGCCCTGAATGTGGTCAAGAACGACCTCATTGCCAAGGTGGACCAGCTGTCGGGGGAGCAGGAGGTGCTGAAGGGGGACTTGGAAGCCGCCAGGCAGGCCAAACTCAGGCTGGAGAGCCGCATCAAGGACCTGGAGGAGGAGCTGAGGAG GGTGAAGTCAGAGGCCATCACTGCCCACCGTGAACCCAAAGAAGAGGTGGAGGAT GACAAGATCCCCATGGCTCAGCGCCGCCGCTTCACCCGGGTGGAGATGGCCCGTGTGCTCATGGAGCGGAACCAGTACAAGGAGCGGCTGATGGAGCTGCAGGAGGCCGTGCGGTGGACCGAGATGATCAG GGCGTCCCGAGAGCACCCATCTGTCCAGGAGAAGAAGAAGTCCACCATCTGGCAGTT CTTCAGCCGCCTCTtcagctcctcctccagcccaCCTCCGGCCAAGCGGTCCTATCCCTCTGTGAACATCCATTACAAGTCGCCCACCACAGCCGGCTTCAGCCAGCGCCGCAGCCATGCCATGTGCCAGATCTCTGGCAGCCGGCCCCTGGAGTTCTTCCCAGATGA TGACTGCACGTCCTCAGCCCGGCGGGAGCAGAAGCGCGAGCAGTACCGCCAGGTGCGGGAGCACGTGCGCAACGACGACGGGCGGCTGCAGGCCTGTGGCTGGAGCCTGCCGGCCAAGTACAAGCAG CTGAGTCCCAATGGGGGCCAGGAGGACACGCGGATGAAGAACGTGCCTGTTCCCGTGTACTGCCGTCCTCTGGTGGAGAAGGACCCCACCATGAAG CTGTGGTGTGCGGCGGGCGTCAACTTGAGCGGGTGGAAGCCGAATGAAGAGGACCCTGGGAATGGAGTCAAGCCTGCGCCGGGCCGAGACCCTCTGACCTGTGACCGGGAAGTAGAAGGAGAGTCCAAGAGCAACCACACATCCCCTGAGAAGAAGAAG GGAAAGGAGCTGCCGGAGGCAGACACCACCTCCAGCCGCGTGTGGATCCTCACCAGCACCCTGACCACCAGCAAAGTGGTGATCATCGACGCCAACCAGCCGGGCACCGTCGTGGACCAGTTCACCGTGTGCAATGCCCATGTCCTGTGCATCTCCAGCATCCCCG CGGCCAGCGACAGCGACTACCCTCCAGGGGAGATCTTCCTGGACAGCGATGTGAACCCCGAGGACTCCGGTGCCGATGGTGTGCTGGCAGGCATCACCCTGGTGGGCTGTGCCACCCGCTGCAACGTGCCACGCAGCAACTGCTCCTCCCGCGGGGACACTCCGGTGCTGGACAAGGGCCAGG GGGAGGTGGCCACCGTCGCCAATGGGAAGGTCAACCCATCTCAGTCCACGGAGGAGGCCACGGAGGCCACAGAGGTGCCAGACCCTGGGCCCAGTGAGACAGAGGTAGCCGCAGTACGGCCTGGACCCCTCACAGAGCACGTCTTCACggacccagcccccaccccaccccccagtgcTCAGCCTGACAG TGAGAATGGGCCAGAGGCCAAAGTGAGTGGTGTACAGCCTGAGCCAGAGCCCAGTGGGGACCCTGCCGGGGCCAGCAGCAGTGCCGCGCCCACCATGTGGCTGGGAGCCCAGAATGGCTG GCTCTACGTACATTCAGCTGTGGCCAACTGGAGGAAGTGTCTGCACTCCATCAAGCTGAAGGACTCGGTGCTGAGCCTGGT GCACGTGAAAGGGCGAGTGCTGGTGGCTCTGGCAGATGGGACTCTGGCCATCTTCCACCGAGGTGAAG ATGGCCAGTGGGACCTGAGTAATTACCACCTGATGGACCTGGGCCGCCCACATCACTCCATCCGCTGCATGGCAGTCGTGTACGACCGTGTTTGGTGTGGCTACAAGAACAAGGTGCACGTCATCCAGCCCAAGACCATGCAGATCGAG AAGTCATTTGATGCGCACCCACGGCGGGAGAGCCAGGTGCGGCAGCTGGCGTGGATCGGTGATGGGGTGTGGGTGTCCATCCGCTTGGACTCCACGCTGCGGCTCTACCATGCCCACACCCATCAGCACCTGCAGGACGTGGATATCGAGCCTTACGTCAGCAAGATGCTGG GCACAGGCAAGCTGGGCTTCTCCTTTGTGCGCATCACAGCCCTGCTCATCGCGGGCAACCGCCTCTGGGTGGGCACCGGCAACGGGGTCGTCATCTCCATCCCACTGACCGAGA ccGTGGTCCTGCACCGAGGCCAGCTCCTGGGGCTTCGTG ccaACAAGACATCACCCACGTCTGGGGAGGGGACCCGCCCAGGGGGTGTCATCCACGTGTATGGTGATGACAGCAGTGACAAGTCAGCCAGTAGCTTTATCCCCTACTGCTCCATGGCCCAGGCTCAACTCTGCTTCCACGGCCACCGTGACGCTGTCAAATTCTTCGTATCCGTGCCAG GGAATGTGTTGGCCACTCTCAACGGCAGTGTGCTCGACAGCCCGTCTGAGGGCCCCGGGCCCGCTGCCCCCGCCGCCGACGCTGAGGCCCAGAAGCTGAAGAACGTGCTGGTGCTGAGTGGTGGCGAGGGCTACATCGACTTCCGCATTG GCGATGGAGAAGATGACGAGCCCGAGGAGGGTGCAGGGGATGTGAGCCAGGTGAAGCCCATGCTGTCCAAGGCCGAGCGCAGCCACATCATCGTGTGGCAGGTGTCCTACACTCCCGAGTGA
- the MAPK8IP3 gene encoding C-Jun-amino-terminal kinase-interacting protein 3 isoform X7, translating to MMEIQMDEGGGVVVYQDDYCSGSVMSERVSGLAGSIYREFERLIHCYDEEVVKELMPLVVNVLENLDSVLSENQEHEVELELLREDNEQLLTQYEREKALRKQAEEKFIEFEDALEQEKKELQIQVEHYEFQTRQLELKAKNYSDQISRLEERESEMKKEYNALHQRHTEMIQTYVEHIERSKMQQVGGNSQTEGSLPGRSRKERPTSLNVFPLADSTVRAQMGGKLVPAGDHWHLSDLGQLQLSSSYQCQQDEMSESGQSSAAATPSTTGTKSNTPTSSVPSAAVTPLSEGLQPLGEYGAGTKNSKRAREKRNSRNMEVQVTQEMRNVSIGMGSSDEWSDVQDIIDSTPELDMGREPRLDRTGNSPTQGIVNKAFGINTDSLYHELSTAGSEVIGDVDEGADLLGEFSGMGKEVGNLLLENSQLLETKNALNVVKNDLIAKVDQLSGEQEVLKGDLEAARQAKLRLESRIKDLEEELRRVKSEAITAHREPKEEVEDDKIPMAQRRRFTRVEMARVLMERNQYKERLMELQEAVRWTEMIRASREHPSVQEKKKSTIWQFFSRLFSSSSSPPPAKRSYPSVNIHYKSPTTAGFSQRRSHAMCQISGSRPLEFFPDDDCTSSARREQKREQYRQVREHVRNDDGRLQACGWSLPAKYKQLSPNGGQEDTRMKNVPVPVYCRPLVEKDPTMKLWCAAGVNLSGWKPNEEDPGNGVKPAPGRDPLTCDREVEGESKSNHTSPEKKKGKELPEADTTSSRVWILTSTLTTSKVVIIDANQPGTVVDQFTVCNAHVLCISSIPAASDSDYPPGEIFLDSDVNPEDSGADGVLAGITLVGCATRCNVPRSNCSSRGDTPVLDKGQGEVATVANGKVNPSQSTEEATEATEVPDPGPSETEVAAVRPGPLTEHVFTDPAPTPPPSAQPDSENGPEAKVSGVQPEPEPSGDPAGASSSAAPTMWLGAQNGWLYVHSAVANWRKCLHSIKLKDSVLSLVHVKGRVLVALADGTLAIFHRGEDGQWDLSNYHLMDLGRPHHSIRCMAVVYDRVWCGYKNKVHVIQPKTMQIEKSFDAHPRRESQVRQLAWIGDGVWVSIRLDSTLRLYHAHTHQHLQDVDIEPYVSKMLGTGKLGFSFVRITALLIAGNRLWVGTGNGVVISIPLTETVVLHRGQLLGLRANKTSPTSGEGTRPGGVIHVYGDDSSDKSASSFIPYCSMAQAQLCFHGHRDAVKFFVSVPGNVLATLNGSVLDSPSEGPGPAAPAADAEAQKLKNVLVLSGGEGYIDFRIGDGEDDEPEEGAGDVSQVKPMLSKAERSHIIVWQVSYTPE from the exons AAATTCATTGAGTTTGAAGATGCTTTGGAACAAGAGAAGAAAGAGCTCCAAATCCAGGTGGAACACTATGAGTTTCAGACTCGCCAGCTGGAACTGAAGGCCAAAAACTATTCAGATCAGA TTTCCCGGCTGGAGGAGCGGGAGTCAGAGATGAAGAAGGAGTACAACGCCCTGCACCAGCGGCACACCGAG ATGATCCAGACCTACGTGGAGCATATCGAGAGATCCAAGATGCAGCAGGTTGGGGGAAACAGCCAAACCGAGGGCAGCCTGCCAGGGCGGAG cAGGAAGGAGCGCCCTACCTCCCTGAACGTCTTCCCCCTGGCCGACAGCACGGTACGTGCCCAGATGGGGGGCAAGCTCGTGCCTGCGGGGGACCACTGGCACCTGAGTGACCTCGGCCAGCTGCAGTTGAGCTCCAGCTACCAG TGTCAGCAGGACGAGATGTCCGAGTCGGGCCAGTCCTCGGCGGCTGCCACGCCTAGCACCACAGGCACCAAGTCCAACACGCCCACCTCCTCCGTGCCCTCGGCCGCTGTCACGCCCCTCAGCGAGGGCCTGCAGCCCCTGGGCGAGTACGGTGCCGGCACCAAGAACAGCAAGCGGGCCCGGGAGAAGCGCAACAGCCGCAACATGGAGGTGCAGGTCACGCAGGAGATGCGAAACGTCAGCATAG GCATGGGAAGCAGTGACGAGTGGTCTGACGTCCAAGACATTATCGACTCCACCCCAGAGCTGGACATGGGTCGGGAGCCCCGCCTGGACCGCACGGGTAACAG CCCGACCCAGGGGATCGTGAACAAGGCTTTTGGCATCAACACTGACTCCCTGTACCACGAGCTGTCAACTGCGGGGTCTGAGGTCATCGGGGACGTGGACGAAGGGGCCGACCTGCTAG GGGAGTTCTCAG GAATGGGCAAAGAAGTGGGGAATCTGCTGCTGGAGAACTCACAGCTTCTAGAAACCAA AAATGCCCTGAATGTGGTCAAGAACGACCTCATTGCCAAGGTGGACCAGCTGTCGGGGGAGCAGGAGGTGCTGAAGGGGGACTTGGAAGCCGCCAGGCAGGCCAAACTCAGGCTGGAGAGCCGCATCAAGGACCTGGAGGAGGAGCTGAGGAG GGTGAAGTCAGAGGCCATCACTGCCCACCGTGAACCCAAAGAAGAGGTGGAGGAT GACAAGATCCCCATGGCTCAGCGCCGCCGCTTCACCCGGGTGGAGATGGCCCGTGTGCTCATGGAGCGGAACCAGTACAAGGAGCGGCTGATGGAGCTGCAGGAGGCCGTGCGGTGGACCGAGATGATCAG GGCGTCCCGAGAGCACCCATCTGTCCAGGAGAAGAAGAAGTCCACCATCTGGCAGTT CTTCAGCCGCCTCTtcagctcctcctccagcccaCCTCCGGCCAAGCGGTCCTATCCCTCTGTGAACATCCATTACAAGTCGCCCACCACAGCCGGCTTCAGCCAGCGCCGCAGCCATGCCATGTGCCAGATCTCTGGCAGCCGGCCCCTGGAGTTCTTCCCAGATGA TGACTGCACGTCCTCAGCCCGGCGGGAGCAGAAGCGCGAGCAGTACCGCCAGGTGCGGGAGCACGTGCGCAACGACGACGGGCGGCTGCAGGCCTGTGGCTGGAGCCTGCCGGCCAAGTACAAGCAG CTGAGTCCCAATGGGGGCCAGGAGGACACGCGGATGAAGAACGTGCCTGTTCCCGTGTACTGCCGTCCTCTGGTGGAGAAGGACCCCACCATGAAG CTGTGGTGTGCGGCGGGCGTCAACTTGAGCGGGTGGAAGCCGAATGAAGAGGACCCTGGGAATGGAGTCAAGCCTGCGCCGGGCCGAGACCCTCTGACCTGTGACCGGGAAGTAGAAGGAGAGTCCAAGAGCAACCACACATCCCCTGAGAAGAAGAAG GGAAAGGAGCTGCCGGAGGCAGACACCACCTCCAGCCGCGTGTGGATCCTCACCAGCACCCTGACCACCAGCAAAGTGGTGATCATCGACGCCAACCAGCCGGGCACCGTCGTGGACCAGTTCACCGTGTGCAATGCCCATGTCCTGTGCATCTCCAGCATCCCCG CGGCCAGCGACAGCGACTACCCTCCAGGGGAGATCTTCCTGGACAGCGATGTGAACCCCGAGGACTCCGGTGCCGATGGTGTGCTGGCAGGCATCACCCTGGTGGGCTGTGCCACCCGCTGCAACGTGCCACGCAGCAACTGCTCCTCCCGCGGGGACACTCCGGTGCTGGACAAGGGCCAGG GGGAGGTGGCCACCGTCGCCAATGGGAAGGTCAACCCATCTCAGTCCACGGAGGAGGCCACGGAGGCCACAGAGGTGCCAGACCCTGGGCCCAGTGAGACAGAGGTAGCCGCAGTACGGCCTGGACCCCTCACAGAGCACGTCTTCACggacccagcccccaccccaccccccagtgcTCAGCCTGACAG TGAGAATGGGCCAGAGGCCAAAGTGAGTGGTGTACAGCCTGAGCCAGAGCCCAGTGGGGACCCTGCCGGGGCCAGCAGCAGTGCCGCGCCCACCATGTGGCTGGGAGCCCAGAATGGCTG GCTCTACGTACATTCAGCTGTGGCCAACTGGAGGAAGTGTCTGCACTCCATCAAGCTGAAGGACTCGGTGCTGAGCCTGGT GCACGTGAAAGGGCGAGTGCTGGTGGCTCTGGCAGATGGGACTCTGGCCATCTTCCACCGAGGTGAAG ATGGCCAGTGGGACCTGAGTAATTACCACCTGATGGACCTGGGCCGCCCACATCACTCCATCCGCTGCATGGCAGTCGTGTACGACCGTGTTTGGTGTGGCTACAAGAACAAGGTGCACGTCATCCAGCCCAAGACCATGCAGATCGAG AAGTCATTTGATGCGCACCCACGGCGGGAGAGCCAGGTGCGGCAGCTGGCGTGGATCGGTGATGGGGTGTGGGTGTCCATCCGCTTGGACTCCACGCTGCGGCTCTACCATGCCCACACCCATCAGCACCTGCAGGACGTGGATATCGAGCCTTACGTCAGCAAGATGCTGG GCACAGGCAAGCTGGGCTTCTCCTTTGTGCGCATCACAGCCCTGCTCATCGCGGGCAACCGCCTCTGGGTGGGCACCGGCAACGGGGTCGTCATCTCCATCCCACTGACCGAGA ccGTGGTCCTGCACCGAGGCCAGCTCCTGGGGCTTCGTG ccaACAAGACATCACCCACGTCTGGGGAGGGGACCCGCCCAGGGGGTGTCATCCACGTGTATGGTGATGACAGCAGTGACAAGTCAGCCAGTAGCTTTATCCCCTACTGCTCCATGGCCCAGGCTCAACTCTGCTTCCACGGCCACCGTGACGCTGTCAAATTCTTCGTATCCGTGCCAG GGAATGTGTTGGCCACTCTCAACGGCAGTGTGCTCGACAGCCCGTCTGAGGGCCCCGGGCCCGCTGCCCCCGCCGCCGACGCTGAGGCCCAGAAGCTGAAGAACGTGCTGGTGCTGAGTGGTGGCGAGGGCTACATCGACTTCCGCATTG GCGATGGAGAAGATGACGAGCCCGAGGAGGGTGCAGGGGATGTGAGCCAGGTGAAGCCCATGCTGTCCAAGGCCGAGCGCAGCCACATCATCGTGTGGCAGGTGTCCTACACTCCCGAGTGA